In Felis catus isolate Fca126 chromosome E1, F.catus_Fca126_mat1.0, whole genome shotgun sequence, the following proteins share a genomic window:
- the CYB561 gene encoding transmembrane ascorbate-dependent reductase CYB561 has translation MESHAGLAATPRALPYYVAFSQLLGLIAVATTGAWLGLYRGGIAWQGVLQFNVHPLCMVIGLIFLQGDALLVYRVFRNETKRTTKVLHGLLHVFAFIIALVGLVAVFDYHRKKGYADLYSLHSWCGILAFVLYFVQWLVGFGFFLFPGASFSLRSRYRPQHIFFGATIFLLAVGTALLGLKEALLFKLGTKYSTFEPEGILANTLGLLLAGFGVTVLYILTRADWKRPPQAEEQALSMDFKTLTEGDSPSSQ, from the exons ATGGAGAGCCACGCAGGCCTGGCGGCCACCCCCAGGGCGCTGCCTTACTACGTAGCTTTCTCCCAGCTGCTGGGCCTGATCGCGGTGGCCACGACCGGTGCCTGGCTCGGTCTGTACAGGGGCGGCATCGCCTGGCAGGGCGTCCTGCAGTTCAACGTGCATCCCCTCTGCATGGTCATAGGCCTGATCTTCCTGCAGGGAGATG CCCTGCTGGTTTACCGTGTCTTCAGGAACGAGACCAAACGCACAACCAAAGTCCTGCACGGGCTGCTACACGTCTTCGCGTTCATCATCGCCCTGGTGG GCCTGGTGGCGGTGTTCGACTACCACAGGAAGAAGGGCTACGCTGACCTGTACAGCCTGCACAGCTGGTGTGGCATCCTGGCGTTTGTTCTCTACTTCGTGCAG TGGCTCGTGGGCTTTGGCTTCTTCCTGTTCCCTGGAGCTTCGTTTTCTCTGCGGAGCCGCTACCGCCCGCAGCACATCTTCTTTGGCGCCACCATCTTCCTGCTCGCTGTGGGCACAGCCCTGCTGGGCCTGAAGGAGGCGCTGCTGTTTAAACTTGG GACCAAGTATAGCACGTTTGAGCCTGAGGGCATCCTGGCCAACACGCTGGGCTTGCTGCTGGCCGGCTTTGGCGTGACTGTGCTCTACATTTTGACTCGCGCTGACTGGAAACGGCCACCCCAGGCGGAGGAACAAGCTCTCTCCATGGACTTCAAGACGCTGACCGAGGGTGACAGCCCCAGCTCCCAGTGA